A part of Desulfobacter sp. genomic DNA contains:
- a CDS encoding 2-oxoacid:acceptor oxidoreductase subunit alpha, with product MTNTSNIRFVQGNEACVEGALYAGINFFAGYPITPSTEIAEHLAGRLPEVGGKFIQMEDEIASMGAIIGASLTGNKVMTATSGPGFSLKQEALGYACMAEIPCVIANVQRGGPSTGNPTHVSQGDINQARWGTHGDHAIIALTASNHQDVFRMTVEAFNLAETYRTPVILLFDEVIGHMREKLIIPEPGEIQVVDRLRTSVPKGVDYHPYLPREDGRLPMSDFGAEHRYNVTGLFHDMWGFPNNDPKVVSELLRHLVDKIENNWENICMYKEHWLDDADYVLVSYGSSARSAKHIARNRRKRGVKIGVLELQTIWPFPAAIVREKCANAKAVLVVEMNMGQVVTQVKNAVDHPEKVFLANRIDGQLISPSDIKTVLRMIQGKGV from the coding sequence ATGACTAACACATCAAATATCAGGTTTGTTCAGGGGAATGAGGCCTGTGTTGAAGGTGCTTTGTACGCAGGCATTAATTTTTTCGCCGGCTACCCCATCACCCCGTCCACTGAAATAGCAGAACACCTGGCCGGACGACTCCCGGAAGTGGGCGGCAAGTTCATCCAGATGGAAGACGAAATCGCGTCCATGGGGGCCATCATCGGTGCCTCCCTCACCGGCAATAAGGTCATGACCGCCACATCAGGCCCCGGTTTCTCCCTTAAACAGGAAGCACTGGGCTATGCCTGCATGGCCGAAATCCCCTGCGTCATTGCCAATGTCCAGCGGGGCGGTCCCTCCACCGGCAACCCCACCCACGTCAGCCAGGGCGATATCAACCAGGCCAGATGGGGGACCCACGGCGACCATGCCATCATCGCCCTCACCGCATCCAACCACCAGGATGTATTCAGAATGACGGTGGAAGCCTTTAACCTGGCCGAAACCTATCGGACCCCGGTCATTCTTCTTTTTGACGAAGTCATCGGCCACATGAGGGAAAAACTGATTATCCCCGAGCCCGGAGAGATTCAGGTGGTGGACCGCCTGAGAACCTCCGTTCCCAAGGGCGTGGATTACCATCCCTACCTGCCCCGTGAAGACGGCCGGCTGCCCATGTCCGACTTCGGCGCGGAGCACCGTTACAATGTCACCGGTCTTTTCCACGACATGTGGGGATTTCCCAATAACGACCCCAAAGTGGTTTCCGAACTGCTGCGCCACCTGGTGGATAAAATCGAAAACAACTGGGAAAACATCTGCATGTACAAAGAGCACTGGCTGGACGATGCAGATTATGTACTGGTATCCTATGGTTCCTCTGCCCGGTCCGCCAAGCACATTGCCAGAAACCGCAGAAAAAGGGGCGTCAAAATCGGCGTGCTGGAACTGCAGACCATCTGGCCCTTCCCTGCAGCCATCGTTCGGGAAAAATGCGCCAATGCCAAGGCTGTGCTGGTGGTTGAAATGAACATGGGCCAGGTGGTCACCCAGGTGAAAAACGCCGTGGACCATCCGGAAAAGGTATTCCTGGCCAACCGCATCGACGGCCAGCTCATCTCGCCCAGCGACATCAAAACCGTTTTGAGAATGATCCAGGGAAAGGGGGTCTAA
- a CDS encoding glycosyltransferase family 2 protein, with amino-acid sequence METEENRLVSVIIPTYNRAHVLARALDSVLAQEYNPVEVVVVDDGSTDQTPALLAGYGERIRVLTQPNKGVSAARNLGIRKSRGAFIALLDSDDAWTPEKLSVQMDFMLADPGVLICQTEEVWIRNGRRVNPKVKHKKPSGMIFKPSLKLCLVSPSAVMMRRQLFETKGMFNEDFPVCEDYDLWLRVSRDTPVHLIDIPCTVKYGGHDDQLSASHSQDKYRIQSILNLIRDEGLSQGQKDAALKVMVKKCRVYGNGCLKRGRQDEGHYYLGLADRYGPEVDLL; translated from the coding sequence ATGGAAACAGAGGAAAACAGACTGGTATCGGTGATCATTCCCACATACAACCGGGCACACGTGCTGGCCCGGGCACTGGATTCAGTGCTGGCCCAGGAGTATAACCCCGTGGAAGTGGTTGTGGTGGACGACGGGTCCACGGATCAGACGCCGGCACTGCTGGCCGGATACGGGGAGCGGATCAGAGTGCTGACCCAGCCCAATAAGGGGGTCTCGGCTGCCCGGAACCTGGGCATCAGAAAGAGCCGCGGTGCCTTCATCGCCCTGCTGGATTCCGATGATGCCTGGACCCCTGAAAAGCTTTCGGTTCAGATGGACTTTATGCTGGCCGACCCCGGTGTGCTCATCTGCCAGACCGAGGAAGTCTGGATACGCAACGGCCGAAGGGTGAATCCCAAAGTGAAGCATAAAAAGCCCTCGGGCATGATCTTCAAGCCCTCTTTGAAGCTCTGTCTGGTGAGCCCGTCCGCGGTGATGATGCGGCGCCAGCTTTTTGAAACCAAAGGGATGTTCAATGAAGATTTTCCCGTGTGCGAGGATTACGACCTCTGGCTGAGGGTCTCCAGGGATACCCCTGTTCACCTCATCGATATCCCCTGCACCGTGAAATACGGCGGGCACGACGACCAACTCTCCGCCTCCCATTCCCAGGATAAATACCGGATTCAATCCATTTTAAATCTGATCCGGGATGAGGGGCTTTCCCAAGGCCAGAAAGATGCGGCGCTTAAGGTGATGGTTAAAAAATGCAGGGTTTACGGCAACGGCTGTCTTAAGCGGGGCCGGCAGGACGAGGGACACTACTATCTGGGGCTTGCAGACCGTTACGGCCCTGAGGTGGATCTCCTTTAA
- a CDS encoding DUF3100 domain-containing protein, giving the protein MSDIPAARPLTEAELLNTTNRIPVFARLFLTVLVIVMVSETFGIKKIPMGPGAVVLLPMLYAVIIGLLITPDLLGKPLAFLKKAVSKDEIELAGVMVMISLLPLGVKYGTLVGPNIVKIIQAGPAFLLQELGNLGTIIIALPMAMLLGMKREAVGATVSICREPTLGVIGERYGMNSPEGTGVLGTYMMGTVFGTIFFGLLGSFATGTGLHPYALAMASGMGSGSMMTAASSSLSMAVDPAMKETILAYAATSNMLTGVTGMYSVIFLALPATNFFYKKFDALRNR; this is encoded by the coding sequence ATGTCCGACATCCCAGCCGCCCGTCCCCTGACGGAAGCGGAACTTCTCAACACCACAAACCGCATCCCCGTGTTTGCCAGACTCTTTCTGACGGTTCTGGTCATTGTCATGGTATCTGAAACCTTTGGCATCAAAAAGATCCCCATGGGTCCGGGTGCCGTCGTCCTGCTGCCCATGCTCTACGCTGTGATCATCGGCCTGCTCATCACCCCGGATCTGCTGGGGAAACCTTTGGCATTCCTGAAAAAAGCCGTGTCCAAGGATGAAATCGAGCTGGCCGGAGTCATGGTCATGATCTCCCTGCTGCCCCTGGGCGTGAAATACGGCACCCTTGTGGGGCCCAATATCGTTAAAATCATCCAGGCCGGCCCGGCTTTTCTCCTTCAGGAACTGGGTAATCTGGGCACCATTATTATCGCCCTGCCCATGGCCATGCTGCTGGGCATGAAACGGGAAGCCGTCGGGGCCACGGTCAGCATCTGCCGTGAACCCACCCTGGGGGTCATCGGCGAGCGCTACGGCATGAACTCCCCCGAGGGGACAGGGGTTCTTGGCACCTATATGATGGGCACGGTATTCGGCACTATTTTCTTCGGTCTGCTGGGCTCCTTTGCCACGGGTACAGGCCTCCACCCCTACGCCCTGGCCATGGCCTCGGGCATGGGATCCGGCTCCATGATGACAGCGGCCTCATCCTCCCTGTCCATGGCAGTTGATCCGGCAATGAAGGAGACCATCCTGGCCTATGCCGCCACCTCCAATATGCTCACCGGTGTCACCGGCATGTATTCGGTGATTTTCCTGGCCCTGCCTGCCACCAATTTCTTTTACAAAAAATTTGACGCCCTGAGAAACAGATAA
- a CDS encoding amidohydrolase: MAASKTDLKNEVLKATDRLAPAILDVGDFLYTHPELGYKETKATAHVAGLLEKAGYTVQKEIAVTGLTARLPEKKQGPTLALMGELDAIVCKDHPHAGPGGAVHACGHHIQAAVMAGVAMVLREINAFPQLGGNLIFMAVPAEEFVEMEFRSRLRQERKIRWFGGKQELTAKGAMDDVDMALMMHALNLPPGKKVFSASSGNGFIGKTIKFTGKEAHAGSDPDKGVNALNAAMLAINNIHAQRETFKDTDRVRIHPIITKGGDVVNVVPADVRMETYVRAGTIQALKAANAKADRALKAGAAAVGAGIEIRDIPGYLPLVNDTGLETIFQDNIAALCRPEETIQGGDFSGSLDFGDISHIMPGLHPFFGGIEGSLHSKEFRVADHDTAFLIPVKSLAMTIIDLLWGDAKAARQVLEKFTPRMDKPSYLSWLETVEKEEIIALK; the protein is encoded by the coding sequence ATGGCAGCATCGAAAACCGACCTTAAAAATGAAGTCCTGAAAGCAACCGACCGGCTTGCCCCGGCCATCCTGGATGTCGGCGACTTTCTTTATACCCACCCGGAACTGGGATACAAGGAAACAAAGGCAACGGCCCATGTGGCCGGGCTTCTGGAAAAGGCCGGGTACACCGTTCAAAAAGAGATCGCCGTCACCGGGCTCACCGCCCGGCTTCCCGAAAAAAAACAGGGCCCCACACTGGCCCTGATGGGAGAACTGGATGCCATTGTCTGCAAGGACCACCCCCATGCCGGTCCCGGCGGTGCCGTCCATGCCTGCGGCCACCACATCCAGGCGGCAGTGATGGCCGGCGTGGCCATGGTGCTCAGGGAAATAAACGCCTTCCCGCAATTGGGAGGCAACCTTATTTTCATGGCTGTACCCGCCGAGGAATTCGTGGAAATGGAATTCAGGTCCCGGCTCAGGCAGGAGAGAAAGATCAGATGGTTCGGAGGGAAACAGGAACTGACCGCCAAAGGGGCCATGGACGATGTGGACATGGCCCTGATGATGCACGCCCTGAACCTGCCCCCGGGCAAAAAGGTCTTTTCTGCGTCTTCAGGCAATGGATTTATCGGAAAAACCATTAAATTCACAGGCAAGGAAGCCCATGCAGGATCCGACCCGGACAAAGGGGTCAATGCCCTGAATGCCGCCATGCTGGCCATAAACAACATCCATGCCCAGCGGGAAACCTTCAAGGATACAGACCGGGTCAGAATTCACCCCATTATCACCAAAGGCGGCGATGTGGTCAATGTGGTGCCTGCGGACGTCCGAATGGAAACCTATGTCAGAGCCGGAACCATCCAGGCGCTCAAGGCGGCCAATGCCAAAGCCGACCGGGCCCTGAAGGCCGGGGCGGCGGCCGTGGGGGCGGGAATTGAAATCCGGGACATCCCGGGCTACCTGCCCCTGGTCAACGACACGGGGCTGGAAACCATTTTCCAGGACAATATTGCCGCCCTGTGCCGGCCGGAAGAGACCATTCAGGGGGGAGATTTTTCAGGTTCTCTGGACTTTGGGGATATCTCCCATATCATGCCCGGGCTTCACCCCTTTTTCGGCGGAATTGAAGGCAGCCTTCATTCCAAGGAATTCCGGGTTGCCGATCATGATACCGCATTTTTGATTCCTGTCAAATCACTGGCCATGACCATCATTGACCTGTTGTGGGGGGATGCAAAGGCGGCCAGGCAGGTTCTTGAAAAATTCACCCCCCGGATGGATAAGCCAAGTTATCTGTCCTGGCTTGAAACCGTTGAAAAAGAAGAGATCATCGCTTTAAAATAA
- a CDS encoding DUF342 domain-containing protein → MTDSDRPKILILEDNAATSDRVMQILEERGWEAVCEHVSKSALERLEQAMPDSPFHLLISNFRLPKMEGDDILKQAKAISPMTRRVLTVPSDQPDMVIRAINKAEIHACIVTPATDQELVDRVKCCIEAFDKEMKQEKLRRVVTHQNKQLFVIAQRLKKKAKICKERISSRKKEKLRLTTVLAEANRQEKDPVTLDQRIKARNIEIAPGPLNRDFQILFEFIRVLFDRIARQAGIAFSLEDLPAILTENETATTPENENEAGQQEADPTREEFVRQVLRTTFSSPLTPAIDTSDTEEAPPEQQTLGDLVSTRISEDRVRAFIRLKAEPVHRELLDLADLLNLLRQRQISFGIIEDRAIESWMADALPGQDEFMIAEGAAPVLPVDGTLTYEFHTDYTNPGKIMEDGRMDFRDRGEIPFVAKGDILAVKTPAQEGEEGMTVTGEPITVDEPEDPVMIAGSGTKLSEDGLTVHADLDGQPHLDPMGEISINPELPVKGDVDYKTGNIEFNGNIVVAGTVKDGFTVKGVSLTAKEIQGGIIDLSGDLCVTDGITDADIVSVGNVYAKFINNSKVNAFGNVVVQKEIIDSGILLSGGVENPTGVIMSSQITAKAGVDGGRIGTDTSKPSRLKVGVDDHLETRIKAIDDQLDALRKRQGDIRGEMKRIEEDDRELYSKIMEKAQEQEQLQGRINTLKASLADLKQQQDRMGLDRALKDVKKLSASLKRTDEELTAIFNIQDSHARQIEKYKATMDEIETDNKTLVLKKKGLRDYSKKMESHPAVTVNKSITQETVIMGPNITLTLTEDRKRCRIQEQQIEEDGLHHYRMEISEL, encoded by the coding sequence ATGACTGATTCCGACCGGCCTAAAATTCTCATTCTTGAAGACAATGCCGCCACCAGCGACCGGGTCATGCAGATCCTTGAAGAGCGGGGCTGGGAAGCGGTCTGTGAGCATGTATCGAAATCGGCCCTGGAACGGCTTGAACAGGCAATGCCGGACTCCCCTTTCCATCTCCTTATCTCCAACTTCAGGCTGCCGAAAATGGAAGGGGATGACATCCTCAAACAGGCAAAAGCCATTTCGCCCATGACCCGGAGGGTGCTCACCGTTCCCTCTGACCAGCCAGATATGGTGATCCGGGCCATCAACAAGGCGGAAATCCATGCCTGCATCGTCACTCCGGCCACTGACCAGGAACTGGTGGACAGGGTAAAATGCTGCATTGAGGCATTTGACAAGGAAATGAAGCAAGAAAAGCTCCGCCGGGTGGTCACCCATCAGAACAAGCAGTTGTTCGTTATTGCCCAGCGGCTTAAAAAAAAGGCAAAAATCTGCAAAGAACGGATCAGTTCCCGGAAAAAAGAAAAACTCCGGCTCACCACGGTGCTGGCCGAGGCCAACAGACAGGAAAAGGATCCGGTGACCCTTGACCAGCGGATCAAGGCCCGGAACATTGAGATTGCCCCCGGCCCACTGAACCGGGATTTCCAGATTCTTTTTGAATTCATCCGGGTCTTGTTCGACCGCATTGCACGGCAGGCCGGGATAGCGTTCTCCCTTGAAGACCTACCGGCCATTCTCACTGAAAATGAGACCGCCACCACACCGGAAAATGAAAACGAAGCAGGGCAGCAGGAAGCAGACCCCACACGGGAAGAATTCGTCCGCCAGGTGCTCAGAACCACTTTTTCATCTCCGCTCACCCCGGCAATTGACACTTCGGATACCGAAGAGGCCCCTCCGGAGCAGCAAACCCTGGGGGACCTGGTGAGCACACGGATATCAGAAGACAGAGTTCGGGCCTTCATACGCCTGAAAGCTGAGCCTGTCCACCGGGAACTGCTCGACCTTGCCGACCTACTCAACCTGCTCCGCCAACGGCAGATCAGTTTCGGCATCATCGAAGACAGGGCCATTGAATCCTGGATGGCCGATGCCCTGCCCGGCCAGGATGAATTCATGATAGCCGAAGGGGCGGCCCCGGTGCTTCCTGTTGACGGAACTCTGACATATGAATTTCATACGGATTACACCAACCCCGGGAAAATCATGGAAGACGGCCGAATGGATTTCAGGGACAGGGGAGAAATCCCCTTTGTCGCCAAAGGAGATATTCTGGCCGTAAAAACCCCGGCCCAGGAAGGTGAGGAAGGCATGACCGTTACCGGTGAACCCATCACCGTGGACGAACCCGAGGATCCTGTCATGATTGCCGGAAGCGGAACAAAACTCTCCGAGGACGGCCTTACCGTCCATGCGGACCTGGACGGACAGCCCCACCTGGATCCCATGGGCGAGATCTCCATCAATCCGGAGCTGCCCGTAAAGGGGGATGTGGATTATAAAACCGGAAACATTGAATTCAACGGAAATATCGTGGTGGCAGGCACGGTAAAGGACGGATTCACCGTCAAAGGCGTGAGCCTCACGGCCAAAGAAATCCAGGGAGGCATCATCGACCTGTCGGGCGACCTTTGTGTCACCGACGGTATCACCGATGCCGATATTGTTTCCGTGGGCAATGTCTATGCCAAATTCATCAACAATTCAAAGGTGAACGCCTTTGGTAATGTAGTGGTACAAAAGGAAATCATTGACTCGGGCATTTTGCTATCCGGCGGTGTTGAAAATCCGACCGGCGTCATCATGTCATCCCAGATTACGGCCAAAGCAGGGGTGGATGGCGGCAGAATCGGCACAGATACATCCAAACCCTCCCGCCTGAAGGTGGGGGTCGACGACCACCTGGAAACACGAATCAAGGCGATTGATGACCAGCTTGACGCCTTGCGGAAACGTCAGGGAGATATCCGGGGTGAGATGAAGCGCATAGAAGAAGATGACCGTGAACTGTACAGCAAGATTATGGAAAAGGCCCAGGAACAGGAACAGCTTCAAGGACGGATCAATACCCTGAAAGCAAGTTTGGCCGACCTAAAACAGCAACAGGACCGGATGGGGCTGGACAGGGCCCTGAAGGATGTGAAAAAGCTTTCCGCATCCCTGAAAAGAACCGATGAGGAATTGACCGCCATATTCAATATCCAGGACAGCCATGCAAGGCAAATTGAAAAGTACAAGGCGACCATGGATGAGATCGAAACCGACAACAAAACCCTTGTCCTGAAAAAAAAGGGGCTCAGGGATTATTCAAAAAAAATGGAGTCACACCCCGCGGTAACCGTCAACAAAAGCATCACCCAGGAAACCGTGATCATGGGCCCCAACATTACCCTCACCCTGACCGAAGACCGCAAACGGTGCAGGATTCAGGAACAACAGATTGAAGAGGACGGGCTGCACCACTACCGGATGGAAATTTCGGAACTTTAG
- a CDS encoding response regulator — MDQINPLEQYTHKVLTVGNIQEQSRDVGPVLQGLGIESVHVDTADQAVSTIEKAPRPFSIVICDQRLEGMTGSELLAHVKKNTPETIRFLITRYSDMETIISAVNTGAVHRYISMPWNETQMEDAVSWGTRSYEHHLESKKLFTMAKAQNGKLYELNCELVEAAKRNDTESKTLEREIAGLKAALSEKSASRPMSQKKIITLILHAIQNTDKDPGEMLNALYTQSIMDLYSAFTDLALRNGIEMPEQARGGADD, encoded by the coding sequence ATGGACCAGATCAATCCGCTGGAACAATACACCCATAAAGTATTAACCGTGGGCAACATTCAGGAACAAAGCAGGGATGTGGGACCGGTACTCCAAGGGCTGGGCATTGAATCTGTCCATGTTGACACGGCGGACCAGGCGGTCAGTACAATTGAAAAAGCGCCCAGGCCATTTTCCATCGTCATCTGCGACCAGCGCCTTGAGGGAATGACAGGCAGTGAACTGCTGGCCCATGTTAAAAAGAATACCCCGGAGACCATCCGGTTCCTTATCACCCGGTATTCAGACATGGAGACCATTATCAGTGCCGTGAATACCGGCGCCGTCCACCGCTATATCTCCATGCCCTGGAACGAGACCCAAATGGAAGATGCTGTCTCCTGGGGTACCCGCAGCTATGAGCACCATCTGGAAAGCAAAAAGCTATTTACCATGGCCAAGGCCCAGAACGGGAAATTATATGAGTTGAACTGCGAACTCGTTGAAGCCGCCAAGCGCAACGATACTGAGTCAAAAACCCTTGAAAGGGAAATCGCAGGACTGAAGGCCGCGCTCAGTGAAAAAAGTGCCAGCCGCCCCATGTCCCAGAAAAAAATTATCACCCTTATCCTCCATGCCATCCAGAATACCGACAAAGACCCCGGTGAAATGCTGAACGCCTTATACACCCAAAGCATTATGGATCTTTATTCCGCCTTCACCGACCTTGCGCTGCGCAACGGAATTGAAATGCCGGAACAGGCCCGCGGAGGTGCTGATGACTGA
- a CDS encoding 4Fe-4S binding protein, whose translation MGKGKSVTHVIDKEWCKGCGICVHFCPKKVLELDKQGKVEAVRPEDCIACMLCELRCPDLAIQIKENQEGEND comes from the coding sequence ATGGGAAAAGGCAAATCAGTAACACATGTAATCGACAAGGAATGGTGTAAAGGGTGCGGCATCTGCGTTCATTTCTGCCCCAAGAAGGTGCTTGAACTTGACAAGCAGGGCAAAGTGGAAGCGGTTCGCCCGGAAGACTGTATCGCATGTATGCTGTGCGAACTTAGGTGCCCGGATCTTGCAATTCAAATCAAAGAAAATCAGGAAGGGGAAAATGACTAA
- a CDS encoding winged helix-turn-helix transcriptional regulator, with protein MKTFIRVMKALSDPNRVKIMKMLQVRPLCVCEIKEALGIAQPTASKHLKLLEDADLVRGFKDGLWVNYSLADGSGSQYSANLIGQLKNWLDDDPDIRALNEALPGIDRHDIVGK; from the coding sequence ATGAAAACATTTATCAGGGTGATGAAAGCCTTGTCCGATCCCAACCGGGTGAAAATAATGAAAATGCTCCAGGTCCGCCCATTGTGTGTCTGTGAGATCAAGGAAGCGTTAGGGATTGCCCAGCCCACGGCCAGCAAACACCTTAAACTTCTGGAGGATGCCGATCTGGTCCGGGGATTCAAGGATGGACTATGGGTGAATTATTCCCTGGCCGACGGGAGCGGATCGCAATATTCCGCCAATCTCATCGGGCAGCTCAAAAACTGGCTGGATGATGATCCTGATATCCGGGCCCTCAACGAGGCCCTGCCCGGAATCGACCGCCACGATATTGTGGGAAAATAA